CAAGGCCGCGCGCCACCAGAGGGGACGCTGCAATGGTGCGCGAAGCCTGACGGCCAGAAGCACGGCCGCTGGGTGGAGTGGCACTCCAATGGCAGGGTGAAGATGGAAGGGGCCTACGTCGACGGCAAGATGGAAGGCCGCTGGGTGAGCTCCTTCGACACTGGCGTGAAGCAGTGGGAGGGCGAGTACCGGGGCGGCCTCAAGCAAGGCCTGTGGACCCTCTACTACGAGGAAGGACAGAAGAACCGCGAGGAGGTCCACGCCGCCGGTGCGAGCGAGGTGCAGTGGACCGCGTGGCGCTCCGACGGGAAGAAGTGGGCCGAAGGGACGCTGCTCGAGCACCGTGCGCAGGGCCCCTACTCTGAATGGCACCCGAACGGGACGCTCGCCGTGCAGGGCCACTACGCGAATGGCGAGAAGGCCGGCGATTGGAAGTACTGGGACATCGAGGGCAAGCCATCGGCGGGCCCGCAGGGTGACTTCTCGAGGGACTGAGCCCGTGGTGGATTGCGCGAGCACGGGCGAGCAGACGTGAGGCGCTGGCCTGCCCTCGTGCTGCTCCTCGTGGCGATGGGCGCGTGCGGCGTATCGCCCGAGCCTGCGCTCACGATGGAGCGGCAAGCCGTGATTGGAGGCGTGCTCGAACTTGGCTTTCCGGCTGTGGGGGCGATCGTCCCTGTGTCGCCGATCTGCGGCGAGCCGGTCGAGGCTTCGCGGGTCATCTGCACGGGGACGTTGATTGCGCCGCGAATCGTTCTGACCGCGGCGCATTGCGTGGAGAACGCCGACGCCCCGCAGGTGCTCTCGGTGGTGTTCGCGCCCGAGTCCGCACAGGCAGTTGCCCGCGAGCGCGTGCGTGCCGTCGAGGGGCGACTGCACCCCGCTTGGCGCGCTGGAGAGAATGACATCGGAGTACTGATTCTCGCGGAGGATGCGCCCGTGGCACCCGTGCCGTTGGACGGGGCAGCACTGTCGGCGGACATCGTGGGACAGGCCACACGGGTGGTGGGCTTCGGCATCGATGAGCAGGGCAGGACGGGCAGCCGGCGCAGTGGCACGGCTCGGGTGACAGCGGTCGCTGCGGGGACCTTTTCCCTTGGGGCCGCGCCCGGGATGAGCTGCGGCGGTGACAGTGGGGGACCCGTGTTCCTCGAAGTCGATGGTGTCGAGCGAATCGTCGGCGTCACTTCGTTCGGAGACCTCGTTTGCACGACGGGCACCAACACGCGTATCGACGTCCATGCGGCGTTCATTCAGGCGATCCTCGATGAAGTCGCTCAGGCGCCACCCACAAGGCCACCGCTCAATCCATCGGGGGATGCATGTACGGCGCGTTGCGAGGGCCACGCGGATTGCCCCCTCGGGATGGCGTGTGTCACCCAACCCGAAGGGGAGAAGAGCTGCGCGGTGGCGGGCCTCGAGGCGGGTCGATTCGGAGTGAGCTGCACCGGTCCTGACGGAGATCGGCTGTGCGTGAGGGCAGGTGAAGCCTGCCGGCTGTGGCTACCCTGTATCGAGGAAGACGGAGGTGGGTGCTCAGTAACGGGGGGCAGCAGTGGCGCGATGTTGACGTTCGCCGCGCTGCTCGCGCTGGCAGTAGGCTTGCGCCGCCTCAGGT
Above is a genomic segment from Hyalangium ruber containing:
- a CDS encoding S1 family peptidase, which codes for MLLLVAMGACGVSPEPALTMERQAVIGGVLELGFPAVGAIVPVSPICGEPVEASRVICTGTLIAPRIVLTAAHCVENADAPQVLSVVFAPESAQAVARERVRAVEGRLHPAWRAGENDIGVLILAEDAPVAPVPLDGAALSADIVGQATRVVGFGIDEQGRTGSRRSGTARVTAVAAGTFSLGAAPGMSCGGDSGGPVFLEVDGVERIVGVTSFGDLVCTTGTNTRIDVHAAFIQAILDEVAQAPPTRPPLNPSGDACTARCEGHADCPLGMACVTQPEGEKSCAVAGLEAGRFGVSCTGPDGDRLCVRAGEACRLWLPCIEEDGGGCSVTGGSSGAMLTFAALLALAVGLRRLR
- a CDS encoding toxin-antitoxin system YwqK family antitoxin, whose protein sequence is MEWHSNGRVKMEGAYVDGKMEGRWVSSFDTGVKQWEGEYRGGLKQGLWTLYYEEGQKNREEVHAAGASEVQWTAWRSDGKKWAEGTLLEHRAQGPYSEWHPNGTLAVQGHYANGEKAGDWKYWDIEGKPSAGPQGDFSRD